The nucleotide window GTTTAATGGAGCTAATGGTGTTGTCTTCGGATTGATAATAGCTAATGCTGCTGTATTTGCTATGTGGAATGTTTACGACAAGCTATGGATGGTCAAAAATTTTGTGGTCAGACCAACAATGTCCAAAGCTCTAatctttttttatcttttatttgatgTTCAGCTCTTTACTTAACCATATGATGTTTCGGCAGCTATCATTGAAAACCTTGATGACTGGACGTATACACACGCTGATAACTTCGGGTTTTAGTAATGTTGACACCAGTCAACTCATCGTTAACATGTTTGGAGTCTACTACTTTGGGTCCAGCGTATGACCTCTttctttaacttttaaattttccAGAGTGAAATGTTTCCTTGAATGAATAATACTAATTCTGAAACCCATTGTTGTTAGATCGCAAGAACATTGGGACCGGTTTACCTTTTGAAGCTGTACTTTGCTGGAACACTTGCTGGCTCTCTTCTCTTCGTAAGTGTGCATGGTGTAATGGCAATACTCAAGGTATATATATCAACCATAATAGTTTCCTTGCTCTCACATCATGCTAGGTCCACAGATAAGTAGTTTTTTCACATTATTAGTATTTATGTTTCTATATTGGTTGTTCAATCATACAGAGCGAAGGAGTAGGAGTTTCCGACGAGGATAAATCAACACTCATTGCACTGCTGGTATGTTTCTCTTATTCATCCAATTAAATGAATTTGTCAGAGCATCTTTtggagacagagagagagagagagagagatgcagAGGTTCTTGTTTGGATTAATCACGAAAGGTAGAACTCTTTCTAACTTGTGTGGCAGGGTCCAGAGGGATCTGTCTATGCCATTGCACTGCTGGATATGTGCCTCTACCCCAAAGTTACTACATACTTTGCGTTTATTCTCCGAGTACCCGTAATGCTTGTAAGTGACTGTTGACAATACTCATCATAATGAGAGTGAAAATTACTCTTCTCTACTAATTATTCTCACTCTTTAATACTCAGGGAGTCTTAGGCCTAGGACAAGacttgttaaaggtgctaaagGTATGTATCTGATAATCTAATCTACATTTGCTAGGAAACAATATGACTTTCTCTTAGTCTGGACCAACTTATTGGAAATTGCAGGGGGAGAAGAAGAGTATCACCATTGCTTCGATGCACACGGGAGGAGGAGCTTTGGTTGCAGCTATGGCATGGAGGCAGATTAGGAAATGTCGATTCTACTATTGACTGGTTTCATTACTGGTCTAGGAATCGTTGGATTTGCTGCAAAAGACTCAATTGATATGATCATGACAGTGGTTATGTTTAATTTTGTGAGTCACAATGAGATTATTATTGGTTTTTTTGGacaatgaaaataataattagggTAGTTTGTGTTTTGTCTTTTACATTTATTAATCCAAGTTCCATGGCAATCATTTTTCTGTCTTCTTTTGATGTCAATCAAGAAGAGCTTATGGAACAAACAATGAATTATAGTTTGCACTAAACTGACATAGAAAACCCAAGGATGATAAGAgcataaattaaaaaaggagAAATTGCTTCAAATACAATAAGTTGGATACTACTTTTCAAAAAcccattttatcaaaaatactCTTGATATGTGTGAATAACGGTAAATATCAATCGGGAGTATTACTTATTTCCTAAACTGTATAATAAGAGCATTTGGCCTCTTAAACTCTCCCTCTGTAGCTAGAGGCCAACTCTGTTTCTTAAGATTGAATGAAAGTTTGGTAGTTtgctcaaatttttttttgcagtaaACTGACATAGAAAAGACAAGGATGATAAGAGCATAAATTAGAAAGAGAAATTGCTTCAAATACAATAAGCTGGATATCAccttttaaaaatacatttaatcaaAAAGATTctaatatttgagtttaggatttaatattgtttagagtttagtatttagtggttgaattttattgaaatcatataaaactttaaattaattaaaagtaaaacaaaaaagtaaTATGTGTGAATAACAGTAAATATCAATCGGTAGTATTTTCTAAATTGTATATACATTCACGACAAAGTTACTGACATTGTAGAGTAAATACTTGTGACTGGCAAATACTTGTGAACTTTATGGTTTTGTAGCTTCTTTGACTTGAATgtatatacaatttatattttaatctgATAGATGCATGTTATGGTTTAGTGAATATTTGCAAGTTAATTTACAGTTTCCCTAAAGTCTTGAGGATTTTTTCTGTGTTTACCTTAAAAATAC belongs to Brassica rapa cultivar Chiifu-401-42 chromosome A07, CAAS_Brap_v3.01, whole genome shotgun sequence and includes:
- the LOC103832268 gene encoding rhomboid-like protein 16, chloroplastic, producing MGTDSDWKSWFNGANGVVFGLIIANAAVFAMWNVYDKLWMVKNFVLSLKTLMTGRIHTLITSGFSNVDTSQLIVNMFGVYYFGSSIARTLGPVYLLKLYFAGTLAGSLLFVSVHGVMAILKSEGVGVSDEDKSTLIALLGPEGSVYAIALLDMCLYPKVTTYFAFILRVPVMLGVLGLGQDLLKVLKGEKKSITIASMHTGGGALVAAMAWRQIRKCRFYY